TCTGAGCCAGGATCAAACTCTCCGTAAAAAATTTATTTCAAGGACCTGTCTGCTGTTTAGTTTTCAAAGATCGATTTGTTTTTAAATTCAAACAAACGGAAGACAGAATTATATCTTTTCTTTTCTTCTGTCAACTACTTTTTTCAGTTTGTTAAACTTTTCTTAAAGAACTTGCCCCTCAAAAACTTTTGTTTTACTTCCCTGAGGAACGAGACAGCTTATAGTTCTTTTTACTTTACATTGTCAAACTCTTTTTTAATAAAAATTTAAAAAAAGTCTATCTGAAAACTCAACCCCTTGATTTACAAGATAATCAGTGGCTTCTTTTATTTTAAAACCTACGTCAGCATTACTGTGTGAATCATCTCCAGGTACTATTTTAATGCCCAGATCAATTGCCTCTTCCAAAATAAATCTGCAGGGGTAAGGCTCTTTCATCTTCTTTTTTAATGCCCTTTGATTATAATCAATTATAATATCATAATCTTTAACAAGCTTAAGGTTTCTAGATATTTTTTTTCTTACACTATCCCTTTTCATATTTTTTTCATAATCTTCATCAAAAATCCTTACAAGATCAAAATGTCCTGCTATTTGGGGCCTGATATTTAAAAGCATTTCATATTGGAGATCAAAATACTGATTGTAAAAATCTATAATTGTACCGCAAGAATCAATGGTCTTTGAATAAGCTTCCGGCGATAAATCAAAACAAATATCATTTAAATGGTGAACAGAACCTATAATATAATCAGGCTTAAATCTTTTGACAAGGGCTGGAATATATCTTTTATAGCCTGAGTAGGATTCTGCTTCAAACCCCTTAAATATTTTCAACTTATTTTTGTATTTGATTTTTAATTGCTCTATCTTTAAAATATAAGCCTCAAATCTTGAAAACATAATTTCAGGACAAAGACCAGCCTCTTTTTCATCATCAAACATTAAATCTTTTGTGTAGGGAGGAATGTGCTCGGAAACTCCTACATGTGTAAACCCAAGCTCAACATATTTTTCAATCATTGCCTCAAGATTCCCTGAGGCATGATTGCAAAAATCTTTACTATGTCCTCCATGAAGGGACAAAAGCATAATTTATTCCTCTATATCTGCTATGTCTAGAGGTTCAAGATCGGTTTCGGTTTTTGGAAACTCATTGAAAGGAAAAGGCTTTTTATTTGATACAAGAAGAATATAATCAAGAACTTCCTTTAGGTATAAGGCAAAATTTCTAGAAAAATTTCTAAGTGGTTTTATATAATTTTTTGTAATTAAAAGAAAAATATACTGAAAAACAGTAATTACCCAGGCAATATTTGTTGCAATTCCCAAAACAGCAAGAAAAAGAATTGTATAAAGAAGCCTGATCACAATGTTTTTTCTGTTAACAAAAAACTCCTTAACCTTTGCTTTTAAATCTGAACTTCCGTTAATCTGATCTGTCATTTAATTGCTCCTTAAATTTTAATAATTTTATTTTTTATTTTCTTAGTTTGCCCATAAAAAAACCAAGTAAAGCCTACAAAGTAAAAGTTTTATTTAAGTTTTTCAAGTAAGAGTTTGTGTTTAATAGTTAAAACCAAAACTCAGGATACTTTCTTGTTTTTGGAATATTATTGACTAAAAGACCAATTAAAAGCAATATAAAAGCTCCAAGACCAACAGGAATAGCAGCATAAAGATATCCAAGGTTTTTAATGCTGTCTCCTCCAATCACTGCAATAAGAGCAGTTGCACCTCCAGGCGGATGAAGAGTCTTTGTAGTATGCATCAAGGCTATGGAAACTGAAACAGCCATGGCTGCAGCAAACCAGGGAGTACCCGCAAAAAACTGTTGAAAAAACACTCCTGTAACTGCTGATAAAACATGTCCTCCAAACACATTCCTTGGTTGGGCAAGAGGACTTCTTATTGCACCATAAACCAAAACAGCTGTAGCCCCAAAAGATCCTATAACTAGAGTCAAATCCATGGATTCAAGAAAATAGGAACTTAAAAGACCAATAGATGCTATTCCAAGAAAAGATCCAAACCAGGACCAAAAAACTTCTGTTTTGCTAACCTTGGGAGGACTTTGCCCCTGCCCTGACATTTTTTTAAAATAATTCATAACTATCCCTGAATACAAATTGCATTAACAAGATCTGAGCGTGTAACAATACCCACTGGAAAGCCTTTTTGATCACACACTGGAAGACGATTAATGGATTTTTCCATAAAAATTATTGAAACTTCAGAAACAGAAACCTCCTCTAAAATAGTTACAGCAGGAGAAGTTAAAATATCTTTTAAAAAAACTGTTTTAAGACCTGAAACCATACAACCTGAACTATTAAGACATCTTGAAATTACACTCATAAAAGAAGGATCTGTTTCAAGGCCCATTTTTTTTAAAAAATCCTTTTCAGAGACAACTCCAACAACTTTTCCTTCTTTATCTATAACAGGAGCCCCGCTTATTTTATGATCAGCGAGATATTTTGCAGTTTCAGCAGCACTCAAATCATGGTTTACACAAAAAACAGGTTTTGACATTATGTTTTTTACAGGCATGGAGTCAAGCATTCGCTTTATTGCGTGCTCATAGGCAAGTTCATAAATCTCCCTGAAAGTTGAAGTTGTAATATCAATAAAACCATCCATTGATTTCATAGCATCAATTATATCTTCTTCGGAAAATTCAAAATAATTGCATTTTAAGTTTTTATCCATAAAAATCCTCGAGTTTAAGTTTTGCTCTTGATTTGAGGCAAGCTAAACTATCTTTCAATCACAGCTGTAAAAACTCCTGCTGTGCAAAGAGCTACTCCCCCTGCCATATTAAATCTTTTTTGTGCTTTCAAACTTCCAAGAAAACCACCTAAGGTTCCTGAAAAAACACTATAAAGGACAACATTGAAAATTGAAACAAGAGAAAATGTGGAACAAAGAATAAGAATCTGAATAAAATAACTTTTTTCTTCAGATATAAATTGAGGGAAAAACGCAAGAAAAAAAACTATTCCTTTGGGATTAAGCGAAGTTACAAGAAAAGCTCTTTTTATTATTTTTTTATTCTCTTTTTTTACTTTTTTTAAATCGGGTAAAGTCTCAGGAGTTGGTTTTTCTAAAAAAAACTTAAGCCCTAGAAAAATAAGGTATAAGGCTCCCAGCCACTTCAAAATTATAAATACAACAGAAGATGTGTAAATAATTGCACCTAAACCCATAATAGAACAAGCCATTATAGCAAGATCACCTGGGATTATTCCTGCTAAAAGAGGAAATACAACTTTCTTACCGTTGACAGCTGACTGGGTTATTACATAAAGGATGGTGGGACCGGGGGTTGCTATAAGAACAAATACAGTTAAAAAATAAGCTAACCAGACCTGAAAGCTCAAAACTCACCTCTTGAAAATAAAAGCCTGACAACTCTCTATTGACAGGCTTTTGTATTTCTTAGCTTCTTCTGCTTTTAGACATTGAAACAGAAACCTTTTTTCCGTCAAAACTTACATTTTTCATTGAAGAAATAACAGCATCAGCACAACCTGACTCAACTTCGAAAAATGAAAATTCTCTTAAAACATCAATTTTTTTAATCCGGTTGGATTTAATTCCTGCATTATCACAAACAAGTCTTATTATGGCACCCTTATTAAGATTGTCTAGCTTGCCTGCTCCAATAAAAAGCTTAGAAGTTTTACCGTTTTTGTATTTAACTTTACCAGAATATGAATCTGTCTGACTTGAATGTTTTCTTTTCCTGGGAGAATCAAGAGCGTTTACGTCTTCAGCATTTCTGTAGTAATCAAGAAATCTATTAAACTCCATGGAAATAAATCTTTCAATTATTTCATTTTTGGTGAGTTTTTTAAGTTTTTCATAAGCAGGTTCAATAAATCTTGAAATTTCATCTTTATCAACATCTACATTCTTAAACCTATCAACAAGGGCAAAAAGCTGCTTTTCACAAATAAGATTTCCTGAAGGAACTTTTTCCTGTTTAAAACTTACCTTTGTTCTATTTTCAACAGCTGCAAGCTTTCTTTTTTCAGCAGGTGTTATAATTGCAATTGAAATCCCTGATTTTCCAGCTCTTGCAGTTCTTCCGCTTCTATGGGTGTATGCTTCAACATCATCTGGAAGATTGTAATTTATTACATGGGTGATATCATCAATATCAATTCCTCTGGCTGCAACATCAGTGGCAACAAGAAAGTCAAGACTTTTGGATCTAAAACTTTTCATCACAGCATCCCTTTGCATCTGGGATAAATCTCCGTGAAGAGCTTCTGCATTATAGCCTTCCCTGATAAGTTTTTCTGCAACCTCACCAGTTTCATTTCTTGTTCTGCAAAAAATAAGACCATAAATATCAGGATAAAAATCTATTATTCTTTTTAGAGCCTCGTACCTATTTTTTTCTCTTACACAATAAGATAGATGCTCAATATTTTGTGCAAGTGAATTCTTTTTACCGGCAACTATTTCAACAGGTGAGTCCATATAGTTTTTGGAAATTCTAGATACTTCTGCTGGCATAGTTGCTGAAAAAAGCCAGGTTCTTTTTTCCTTTGGGGTTTGTTTTAAAATAATATCAAGGTCTTCTTTAAATCCCATGCTCATCATTTCATCAGCTTCATCAAGAACAACATATCTTACATTTGAAAGGTCAATTGCTCTTCTTCTTATAAGATCATGAAGCCTTCCTGGAGTTGCAACAACAATATGTGCACCTCTTTTAAGGGATGACATCTGGCCTACAATTCCTGCTCCGCCGTAAACAGATACAGTTTTTGCACCTTTGATGAATTGGGTAAAATTGGTATAATCCTTAGAAATCTGAATACAGAGTTCTCTTGTGGGACAAATTACAAGACCCTGAATTTTTCTTGTTTCAAAGTTTGTAAGTTCAATCATTGGAAGGCCGAATGCTGCTGTTTTTCCGGTTCCTGTCTGTGCAAGACCTACAAGATCCTTGTTGCCGTTAAGTAATTCAGGAATTGTTTTTTCCTGAATCGGAGTAGGATTTTCAAAACCAATAGCTTCCACAGCACGCAAAACATCATCACTCAAACCTAAATTTTCAAAGCTCATCAATAAATTTCTCTTTTTCTTAAATTGTTTCAGTTAATGCCAAAATCGGCAAACTGTTATAATTATACTTATTTTCAATAAATTGCAAGTTTAAAAAATTGAAACCTTGGGTTTATTTTCAATTTTTTCAATTAGATCTGGTCTACAGTTTACAAAATAAGGATTAAACCCAATAAAAGAAAAGTTCCCATAATAATCAAATAAAATTATGTGTTTTAGGAATAATAATGATAAACAGAAATTAAGCTGAATCATCACACGACTTAAAAAAGAAAGGCTTTAAACCCATTTTGTATCTAAATTTGCAAACTGAGACTAACAGGGTTTTTTTAGATTGTCAAACTCAACTACAGCATTAAGTTAAACTTAACAGTTTACAAAATTAAAACACAATTGTAATAATTCTTGACAAAAATAAGAACTTTAACCATCCAGGTAAATTAAAAAATTAAAACAAACTCCAGGAGTTCCAATGAAAATAACAGTGCTAAGCGGAAGCCCAAAAGGAAAGCAAAGTGTAAGTCTTCAGTCTTTGCTTTATCTTTTTAAAAAAAACAAAAATCACGAATACAATATTTTTCATATATCCAAATCAATAAAAAAAATTGAATCGAACTTAGAAGAATTTGAAAAAATAACAAATGATATAGTTTCCTCAGATATGGTGATTTTTGTAACTCCCGTATATACATTCATCATTCCTTCTCAACTTAAAAGGTTTATTGAACTTATATTTGAAAGAAAAAAAGAAGATATTTTTAAAGGCAAATTTGCCGGTGCAATAACAACCTCAATCAACTTTTTTGACAATTGTGCCCACAACTATTTAAGAAGCATTTGCGATGATTTTGAAATGAAGTTCTGCGGAAGTTTTAGCGCAGACTCTTATGACCTTTTAGACGACCTGGGAAGAGAAAAACTTTTTAAATTTGGAAAAGTCCTTTTTAACAATGCAAAAAATAATATGCCCCTTCAAAGACTATTTACCAAATCAGAGTCTACACCCAAACCCTATAGCCCTAAAAAATCCTTTGAAAAAGTAGAAATTAAAGACAAAAATCTCTTAATAATTAAAGACAAGTCCTATGAGGGAACAAATCTTCATCAAATGATAAATTCTTTTAAAGAATGTTTAAGTTCTGAGTTTGAAGAAATAACCCTTTCAGACCTTAATATAAAAGGTGGGTGCACAGGATGTGTTCAATGCGGATTTGATCATCAATGTATTTATGAAGGAGTTGATGATTTTATTGACTTTTTCAACGACAAAGTCTCCAAGGCTGATATAATAATTATGGCTGGAGAAATAAAAGACAGATGGCTTTCTGCAAAATGGAAAGAGTTTTTTGATAGAAGTTTCTTTCAAAATCATGTCCCTACAATGATGGGAAAACAGGTGGGAATGATAATTTCAGGCAATCTTTCCCAACACTTTAATTTAACAGAAGTAATGGAAGGATTTATCCAATGGCAAAGGGCAAACCTTTGCGATATTGTTACAGATGAGTTTGTGGAGTCCATAGACGAAAACATTCAAAATCTTGCAAAAAGAATTAAACTTGAAGCAGAACTTGACTATATTGCTCCCCAGGGATTCCCAGGAAAAGGCGGACACAAAATTTTTAGAGATGATATTTGGGGAAGACATAGATTTGTATTTCAAACAGATCACAAATGGTATGAAGAAAACGACTTTTATGATTTTCCTCAATACGATGAAAAAGCAATTGAAATGAACGAAAATATGTTAAAACTCACAAGTGATCCTAAAATGCGTGAAGCAATAAGAAAAATGCTTAGAACCGAAATGGTAAAGCCACACGTAAAAATTGTTGAAGAAAGCTAAGGTTTTAGGCAGATTAATCACAAGCCAAGCAAACTTAAAACTTGCCAAAGGAGAGTTTATGAAGGAAATAAATGAAAAAGCAAGGGAGTTGATGAAAGGATACTGCAGAGTATGCCCTGTTTGTGATGGAAAAGCATGCAGAAGTGAGGTTCCTGGAATGGGGGGAATTGGAACAGGGTCTTCTTTTGAAGAAAACTATAATGCCTTGAAAAAAATAAAACTTAACATGAAACTTATCCACAAGGTCACAAGTCCAGACACTTCTATAAATCTTTTTGGAAAACATCTTGATATGCCGGTTCTTGCTGCTCCAATTGGAGGCGTTGCCTATAATATGGGTGGAAAAATTTCAGAATCTCAATATGCTGACTCAATTGTTCTTGGATGTAAGTCAAAAAACATAATGGGAACAACAGGAGACGGTGTTCCAGACGAAATTCATCTGGCAGGACTTGATGCTTTAAAAAAAGCAGGTGGACACTCTATTCCCTTTATCAAACCCTGGGAAGACAAAGAGCTTTTTGAAAAACTTGAAAAAGTACATAAATCCGGGGCAGACTATGTTGGAATGGATATTGACGCAGCAGGACTTATCACCCTTGGACTTATGGGAAGACCTGTGTCACCTAAAACTCCTGAAAAACTAAAAGAAATTATCCAATCAACTCCAATAAAATTTATTGTTAAAGGAGTAATGACTGTAGAAGATGCTGTTTTAGCAGTAGAAGCTGGAGCCTACGGGATTGTTGTTTCAAACCACGGAGGAAGAGTCCTTGATTTCAGTCCTGGAACAGCAGAGGTTCTTCCAGCTATTGCATCCAGCTTAAAAGGCAAGGCTGTTATTCTTGTTGACGGAGGAGTAAGAACAGGAACAGATGTTTTAAAAATGCTCGCTCTTGGAGCTGACGCTGTAATGCTTGGAAGACCGTTTACAATTGCAGCAATGGGTGGTCTTCAGACCGGAGTTGAAAAGCTTATAGACAAAATAAAATCTGATCTTATTCAGGCAATGATTCTCACAGGAACAGCTTCTGTATCAAATGTTTCAAACTCAGTAATTTACCATGGTTTTTCTTAAGCCGGATTTTAAATCATCCCGGTTACCTTGATTAAAATCCGGGATAAATTTATAAAATTTAAAAAAAGATCAATTGTAAATCCGGCTCACCTGAATTTTATTAAATCCGTCTTGATAAAACTCCTTCCTTAAGATGGGGGAGGATCTCAAATTAATAAGATTTGTTCAAAAAGAGTAAACAAGTTATTCTTAACTATAAACAGATGATGCAAGCCTTAAAATAAGAACTAAGAAAGGATCAATAATGAAAATTAAAGGAAAAGTTGTTCTGATAACAGGAGCCAATGGCGGAATTGGTACCGCTTTGGTCAATGAACTACTTACAAGAGGAGCAGAAAAAATTTATGCTGCTGTCCGGAGCAACCCTTCAGACTGCAAATTTGAAAAAGATGTTGATGGTAAAGTTGTTCCCATCAAGCTTGATATAACCAATGCTGAAGATGTTAAATCAGCAGCAGACCAGTGCAAAGATGTTGATATCCTTATAAACAACGCAGGAATTAATCGCCTGATGTGGCTTACCGGGCCTTCTGGAATGGAAGCTGCCAGAAATGAAATGGAAGTCAACTTCTTCGGCACTCTTGCTGTAAGTCAGGCATTTGCACCAATTCTTGCTTCAAGAGGCGGCGGAGCAATGGTAATAGTTTCTTCAATCATTGGAATAATTAGTATGCCTGCCAACAGCACTTATTGCTGTTCAAAAGCTGCAGCTCACTCAATGACCCAGGGATTGCGAGGTGAACTTTCAGCCCAGGGAACTTTAGTTGCAGGTGTTTATCCCGGTCCTGTGGAAACTCCAATGACGGACGGGCAGGAAATGCCTAAAGCAAAACCTGAGCAAGTTGCTGATGCTATTCTTACAGGACTTGAAAATGGCCAGGAAGATATTTTCCCTGATCCAATGTCCCAGGATGTCTATGCTCAGTTTACAAAGGATCCCAAGCAGGCTGAAAAAGAGCTTGGTGCAATAGTTCCTCCCCAGGAGGTTTAATAGTATTCTATTGAGTTGAAAAAAACTTTTAACTTGAATGGATAGCATAAAAAATAAGACCGGTTTTATAAACCGTAAATATTTCTAAAAAAAGAGCGGATTTTCCTATCAGGTGTCCGCTCTTTTTTCTAATTCAATTAATTCCTTATTTCTTTTTCATACTTATAAGATGACAAGACTTCTTTTGTTTTTATAAAAGCTATCATATCAAAAATTAAAAACAAATATTGCTTATCTTACAGCAGTTATTAAGGCTGAACGAACATATTTTTCCATCCCACTCCCAGGAAACCAATCGCTAATAAACTGAGCACTGTCTTCCTTGATATCAATTAAAATTTCTGAAAATCCTGAATTTTTTAGCATTTTCTCAATATCGCCTACTAAAGCTGCTCCGGCTACACATCCGCAATGGGCATCAACATTTTCACTTACTTCATTGGGAAGTTGAGCTATAGCTACAACATCGGACAAAGCAAGTCGCCCTTTTGGTCTTAATACCCTGTAAGCCTCTTGAAACACCTGATCTTTTGCAGGAGAAAGATTGATAACACAATTAGATATAATCAGATCAACTGAACTATCGGCTACAGGTAAGTGTTCAATTTCTCCCAAACGGAACTCAACATTTGCATATTTACCCTTATGGGCATTTTCTCTTGCTTTTGAAATCATTTCAGGTGTCATATCCACTCCGATAACCTTTCCCTCACTGCCAACCTGTTTTGCAGCTAAAAAACAATCAAAACCACCCCCAGCTCCAAGATCAAGAACCACTTCTCCTTGCTTAATCTGTGCTATAGCCTGAGGGTTACCGCAGCCAAGCCCCATATTTGCCCCTGGGGGTACTGATGACAAATCATCGCCTGTATAACCAAATCGAGTTGAGAATTCCGGGTTTCCTAAAGGACTACTTGAACTGTAGCAACTGCTTCCACAGCATGAGTCACCTTCATTTGCAATTCCTGAATAAAGGTTTCTCACCTGATTACGAAGATTGTCTTTATCTGAATCAATCCTAACAACCTTGTCGCTTTGATTTATCAATGACTCTGGAAGTGTTTTTACAAAGGCTTTGATTTCATCTCGAACTTTTCGGTAACAATCCAACTGCTCTTCTTTTAAAGTTCCTTTGTCAGCAAGCTCTTTAGCCATCTCAGGAGGATCATTAAAACCATAATGAACAACTTTACAATTACCCGAAAAAACTGGACAGGTTTCCTTGGCATTACTGCAGACAATTATCACCACATCCAGCTGTACATCCTTGAACTCATCAATATGTTTAGCTCTATAATCAGAAATATCCACACCTGCCTCAGACATAACCTTTACAGCATCAGGATTAAGTCCATGAGATTCAACCCCAGCAGAAAAAGCATGAATCTCGTCACTTTTGAGATGACGGGTCCACCCTTCAGCCATCTGGCTTCGGCACGAATTTCCAGTGCATAGAAATAATAAATTCACTTTTTTACCCACAATCATCTCCTTAACTTCTTAGCTTTTTATTAAATTAGAAAAGTTTTCATTTTAATTTACTTATTACAACACTTTTCACCCCGTTATTTTCTGCAAATTACTTCCGGATCCAAAGAGATGATTTCACCAAGAACTCTCATATCTAAAGCCACGCTTGAATCATGACTTAGTTGTGATTCTATCCAGGTAAACAGTGCAGCTAAATCAGTTTTTTCCCGGGAAAGCCTATAATAGACCCAACGCCCTTTTTTACGACTGTCAACCATACCTGAGGCAATAAGAACCCCCATGTGTCGGGAAACCGTAGCACCTGTAACCTGAATCAATTCTATGATATGACAGGCACACAATTCTTCATATTTCATAAGAGCTGACAAAATCCTGAGTCTATTTCGGTCAGACAATGCTTTAAAAATTGAAGTTAACTTCTTCATCCATACCTCAAATCAATAGTTACATAGTTAGCCAACAGACTAAGTCTATATGTTTAAAAATCACACCAGTCAACTTTTTTCTTAAAATTTGATTTAACTAAAAAAGTTACCTGTCAATTATTTTGTAAAAAAAACCAGGTAAAAAAAGTGAGTAAATGAAAAACACAAAAAATCATTTAGAAGACAAATAATGAAGGTCAGGGAAAATAAAACAACAGCTATAAAGTTCCTGATTAAAAAAACTATCCTTTTTCTATAGTTTTCAAAGTTTTTAAATTAATATCTCTTAATTTTAATTTTACTAAGTTCATTCTTTGCTAGAATAAGACTAAAAGCTTTTATAAAAGGATGGGCCATATCAAAATCCTGGGTTTCTAATTTTTCAAGCTCAGATTCCAAGTCAAAATCAGGTTTAAAGTTTTCAAAGACAATTCTTTTATCATTCATTGTGTTTTTAGCTGAAGATAAAATTTGTTCTTTAGAAACTGAAATATCATTTTCATTTGCCTGAACATTGCCGTTTAAAACAATCCGGCTTTTTGAAACTCTTAATTTTTCCATTATTTTTGTAATTTGATTATCTTCAATATATACAAATTCCGGGGGAACAAGAACTTTCCGTGCTGGTCTTCCTGACTGACTGAATTTCTTTTTCATTAAAACAAAATCATTTGAAGCCTGATATTTGCTTATTATTTTTTCAAAATCAGAATAATCAGAGTTTTTAAAAACTTCACAAATAAAAGGCTCATAGGTTCTTTTTGCCGTTTTTCTATGCATTAAGGCTGCAAAAAAATAAAAATCATTATCTTTTTTATAAATTCCAATATAATACATTTTTTACCTTAAATTTATTGAGTTAAAGAAAAAGATTTTTTCCTGAATTTTTAATTATATCTTTTTTGTTTGCTTCATCAAATAATTTTTTCAAAGCTTTTTCCCCTTCAGGCCCTGTATTAACTGAAAATTCATTCACATAAAGAAAAATATGCTCTTTTATAACATTATCTTCCATTTCCTGGGCATATTTTCTTATATATTTCTTTGACTCATCAGGGTTTTCAAATCCATATAAAATACTTTTAGAAAGTTTTTTTTCAATGTCTTTTATAGTTTTTTCGCCAAGACTTCTTTTTGCGGCAATTCCTCCAAGGGGAATGGGAAGTCCGGTTGTATCTTCCCACCATTTTCCAAGGTCAACTAAAGAAACAAGATTGTAGTTTTGATATGTAAATCTTCCTTCATGGATAACAACTCCAAGATCTGCTTTTTTATCTCTGACAAAAGGCATAATTTCATAAAAAGGCATGGAAACAAGATTTAGCTCATCTTCAGAATAAAGCCTTAGAAGCAAGGCTGCAGTTGTATTAATTCCAGGTATTGCAATTTTTTTATTTTTTAAATCATTAAAATCTTCAAGATTTCTTCCAACAATTAAAGGCCCGCACCCTCTTCCAAGTGCTGAACCTGATCTTAAAAGAACATAGTCATCAAGAAGGTTTCCAAGGGCTGAAAAAGAAATTTTTGTAATATCGTATTTTTTTGCAAATGCACTTTCATTCAAATCTTCAATGTCTGAAAGATAA
This window of the Desulforegulaceae bacterium genome carries:
- a CDS encoding metalloregulator ArsR/SmtB family transcription factor, whose product is MKKLTSIFKALSDRNRLRILSALMKYEELCACHIIELIQVTGATVSRHMGVLIASGMVDSRKKGRWVYYRLSREKTDLAALFTWIESQLSHDSSVALDMRVLGEIISLDPEVICRK
- a CDS encoding 1,4-dihydroxy-6-naphthoate synthase, with product MEKKLKLAFSTCPNDTFMFHALVNKILPSDYDFKLYLSDIEDLNESAFAKKYDITKISFSALGNLLDDYVLLRSGSALGRGCGPLIVGRNLEDFNDLKNKKIAIPGINTTAALLLRLYSEDELNLVSMPFYEIMPFVRDKKADLGVVIHEGRFTYQNYNLVSLVDLGKWWEDTTGLPIPLGGIAAKRSLGEKTIKDIEKKLSKSILYGFENPDESKKYIRKYAQEMEDNVIKEHIFLYVNEFSVNTGPEGEKALKKLFDEANKKDIIKNSGKNLFL